CTAATTTGCTGACGGATTTTTATGATCAATTGAAGTCGGTAACTAGCGGTTACGGTTCGTTTAATTATGAGCTGGCCGGTTATCAGCCGGAAGATTTGGTGCGGGTGGATTTTTATGTGGCGGGCGAAATGGTTGATGCGCTGAGCGTGATGTGCCACCGCTCAGAAGCTCCAGGCTTGGGTCGGGAAATTGTCAAGAAACTCAAAGAAGTGGTGCCGCGTCAGAGCTTTGAGGTGGCACTTCAAGCGGCGATTGGCGGCAGGTTTATCGCCCGCGAAAACATCGGCGCCTACCGCAAGGACGTAACCGGCTATCTCTATGGTGGCGACGTCTCGCGCAAGAAAAAACTCCTCGCCAAGCAAGCCCGTGGCAAAAAACGCATGAAGCGCTTCGGCAAGGTTGACATTCCGAGTGAAGCGTTTATGGTGATGTTAAAGAGGGATTGATACGCATAGGGTTCTTAGCTGCCTTAACGACGTCCTGATGTACTGTGCCAAACTCATTAATCACATCTATCTGAATTCAAGTGACGATCTGGCAACTTTGATTCTATATATTTTTCTTATATAATACAAATATGGAATTGAAAAAAATTCAAGAAAATGGAATAGAGGCTACTAGATATCTAGAGCGATACGTAAATAATATTAAAGGTGATCATGAAATATATTCAGATACGTTATCAATATATAGTCCTCATGAAGGTGTGGATAGTTTTCCAGCACCAGTATTCAATTTACCTCGAGAAGTTGTAAATATTATTCAAGCAGATCCGGATCCTAGATTATTGCGCGAGATTATAGGTGCTGATGTAAAATTTGTTATACATCCTAATATGCTTGAAGACCAGGAGTATTTAGATCGTACGGGATTAAGTGAGTATACTTCAGAGCAAAGCTACATTGTATCACCTACATCATCAACAAGAACTCTTCTAACATACGATCAACCATATACTTTTATGGTAAAAACAGATCTTGAGAAGAGACATTATAAATTTATTCGTAGACTGAAGGGTACTTCTGTTGAGCATAGTATTGCCATGTCATCGGAACTAGGCTCTATTTGTAAAGACGAAGCGCTGTCTGAGTTTGCATACCTGCCAGAGTCAATAGGGATAATTTTTGGTGATGAGAAAACGGGCGCCGGAGTGCTGTTTAGAGAGATTGTCCCGCGACCTTTAGTAGACGATACTCGCACGTTAGTTCCTTACTTCTCTTTATACGCTAATGACATAAGGAATCCAGAAGATCGAGCGCTATTAAGCCAATTAATTGATTTACACTCTACCAAAGGTCAGGAGCTTGCATATTTTACAGAGGTTATTTTAGGAAAGATTATTAGAAACTGGACCACTTTGGCGCGTGATTATGGTATCTTGCCGGAGCTTCATGGACAGAATACGCTACTAGAGCTTAACGACAATTTGGAGCCAGAGCGGATAGTGTATAGAGATTTTCAAGGCACATATGTGGACGCTAAGATTAGAGAAGAAAAAGGTCTCAAACTACCGTTTACCAAGCATCTTGCCGGCGAAGAATCAGGTACAGATAGGGCTAAGCAATTTAGTCATATCTACGATCATAATGTAGGGCACTTGCTTTTGGAGCGACTTACAAATACTTTTATTAGAGACTATCCTCAATACAAATATGAGCAGGTTACGTCTGAAGTGGCGACTATGTTCAACAGTCTTTTTCCGGAAGCTAAAGATATTTTTCCGAAGGAAACTTATAAGGTTGGTAAAGTTGTCAATAACGAGGTTGTGATGGAGAAAACTCATGATAACCTAATGTTTAGGTAGGCAATATGGAGAGAATAGCTCCTATAACATCTCGCGATTCCATTGATAGCATAGAGCCCCATAGTAGCGTGGAAGCTGATCTTATTGAGCGAGAGATTAGAGATTTTGTGCATAGCTACAATTTTGACACATTCTCTTTTATGTTTGAGTTGTTGGATTATGCAAAGGATGATAGGGGTTGTATTGAGGATTTGTACAGAGATTTTTCTGTTGATTCCATTGCATTAGCTGAGAAATACAAAGGCTCGAATTGTGCAGGACTTTCGTTGTTATTTCAAAATAATACAAATGATTATGCTGAGAGTGTTTTAATACCGAGCTTTGGTCATTATATGCCTACTCAAGAGGCTAGTGATTATGCTGGAGTGAGAACTGTAGGGCTTATCTTAAAAAACAAAGAAGATGGATACAGTGCATTATTTCCCGGACTAACTATTGATAAGTTGGTGTCTATTGACAATGGATATGACTTTGAGAGTATGGGTACAGCATATCGGATCAGTGGTGTAACAGAGTCTACTTTTGAACTTCATGCGGCAAAAACTAACGGGGAATTAATTCAGAGAAAGTTTTACATTACGGAGCTGACAAACCCTGATCAGTCTATGCAAAAAAACTTATTCAAAGTTAGAACGAAATACCAGGTATCACATGTAGATAACAATGTTAGAAACAAGCTTTCTTACTATATTTTTGGAGATACTTTTAGATTGCGAGTACCATCTGAAAATCTATCATTAGATATGGACAGTACTCAGTTTCTAAAATTTATATCATCTGAAGATTCTTTAGTTGTTGAAGCTTTTGATAGCCCAAATTTAGTCGAGAATTTAGATATTTTTATAGAGAATCGCAGTCTAGTTCAAACGTTGATATTACCATCACTAAAAAAATATATGGAGGCACGATGATATTTCACACCCCAGGAAATTATCGTAAAAATCACAGCATCATTAAGTTTGCGAAGAGCGCAATTGAGACGGATTTGACGGTCGTGTTCATTCACGGTCTTTACGGCACGGCGGGCGATAGGGGCTCGAAGTCGTACATTTTGGGCGAGAAAATTCGCTGTTTGGGCGTAGCGAATGTGGCTTATCTTAATTCGTCGCGGGATTGGAAAATTTATAAATCGGGCGATGAAAAGAAGGCTTTTTGCGAGAAAACTTTCGACGAGGAGCGCCGCGATATTTTGGATATGTTTCGCGTTTTAAATGAGCGCGCGCCGGAAGTTTTTGGCGCGTGGCAAAAGCGTTATCAAATCGTGGCGAATTCTATGGGCGGCACTATGGCGAGTACGCTGCGCGAGGTTTTTTCGCGTGTCGAGAAAATTGTTTTGTGCGGTTCGGGCACCGGCGCTAGTTCGGCGACGAAACCGATTCTTTCGACTTATCCGTCCAAGCGTTACGTCACCAGCGCGGCGGCGACTTTCACGGGCGATGTGCTGCTGCTTCAGGGCGAAAAGGACGCGGTCGTGCCGCTGTGGTCGCAGGACGAATTGTTGGCGGCGTACAGCTCGGCGAGGCTTGCTGTCAAAAAGATAGTCCCCGGCGCAAATCATAATTTTTCGAAAATTGATGGCGGTAATCAGCCATTGGCGTACGAGTTGTACGTTAGTGTGATTTTTAGTTTTTTGATGGGCGTTGAGTAAGCTTGGGCGAGCGAGAGTGTTGCGGCTGTGGCTTTAGACCGGCGCGAATTTTTCATCGCGTCTGCCGGGTGTTATAGTTAAGTATGCTTGAAAATAACCTAAAAAATCTGATCAAAAACTACCAACCGAACCAAGCAGCCAGTGATGTGGTGCAGCGAACTAAAATCGTGCTGTTGGTCGGTATTTCTGGCGCGGGCAAGGACACTGTGAAGCGCCGTTTGCTTGAAGATAACGAGTTTGCTGACATCGTGTCCTACACCACGCGGCAGCCGCGGCAAAACGCTGGCGTATTGGAAACGCCGGGTGTTGATTATCATTTTATTGATGAGGCGGCGGTGGTGAATATGCTGGAAAATCACGAGTTTATCGAGGCGAAATTCGTGCACGGCACGGTTTATGGCACCGGCGCGAAGGAAATTCAGGCGATCGCCGAGGCGGGCAAAATCGCCGTGACCGACATCGATGTGCAGGGCGTGAGCGAATATAAAAAGCTGTCCGGGGACGTGGTGGCGAGATGGTTGATGCGCTCAGTGTCATGTGTCACCGTTCAGAGGCGCAGAATCTGGGTAGAGAGGTAACGGCAAAACTCAAAGACGTCGTACCGCGCCAAAGCTTTGAAGTCAGCTTGCAGGCGGCAATTGGCGGTAAATTTATCGCCCGCGAAAACATCGGCGCCTACCGCAAAGATGTTACCGGCTATCTGTACGGCGGCGATGTTTCGCGTAAGAAAAAGCTGCTCGCCAAGCAAGCTCGCGGTAAAAAACGCATGAAGCGTTTTGGAAAAGTTGATATTCCGAGCGAGGCGTTTACGGTGATGTTGAAGCGAGATTGAACGTCGTTTTCTTTTAATTTTTCCTATTGATAGTCAGCTAAAGAATGATATAGATGAATTTTCTGGGCGGAATATTCATTTTGGTTCGCCAGATTTTCTGATTGGCGAGATCTATAACTGACAAGTCATAACAGAGACGTGCTATTCTATGCTAGAATAATATGTGTAAGTAGTCTATATGAAATTGCGTGACGCTTAAAATCAATAAAGGGGCTTAAAAATGGCTAAAAAACTAAAACGAATTAGTCTTGTACTACTTAGTATTATCGCTGCGATTGCATTGCTTATCGTTGGTGTGCGGGCATACAACGACCATGTGTATGGTGGCAAAGCATACAAATTTGATGCGCCGGCGTATTTTCGCGATCCGGCGAATTTATCACTCTACCCAACTAATATTGATGGAGTGGATGTGCGACGCGTTGATGACGGTGCGGCGCAGGGATTCCATCTCGTACCGCGCGAAATTAAGCATAAAGGTATAATCATCGTTTACGGCGGATCGGATGGTACACCGAATTACGCACAGGCGGTTGACTTTGCAAAGAATGGTTACGAGGTATTATCGTTGTTTATGTTTGGGCAGAAAAATCAGCCAAAAACATTGGCGCGCGTACCACTTGAGCAGTTTGAAAGGGTACTGCGTTATGTAGAAGCGCACGCTAGGAGCACATCGCCATTGACAGTGATGGGTACGTCGAAAGGCGCGGAATATGTACTTAACCTCACGTCGAAATATCCGCAAATCAATAATGCGATCTTGGCGGCACCATCAGCATATAATTTCAACGGGCTTGATTTTGAAAATTATGGTTCGTCGTGGACGTGGCAAGGTAAGGAGCTGCCGTATGTTGATATCCAAAAAACAAGTTTCGGACATTTTATTGGTGATATGATAGTTCCGATGATAGCAAAAGCGCCGGTTACATATAAAAACGCGTACCAAGCGGCGGTTGATATGGATGAGAACAATGAGAGCAAGAAGATTCCGCTCAATACCAAAGCGAACCTATTGATTATTGCGGGCAGCGATGATCAAATGTGGAACAGCGCCAGCATGGGTAAAAGCATTAAAGACCAGCGACCGCAGAATACTGATCTGGCGATATACGGTGGGGCGGGGCATGTGTTTGCGGGTAACGGTGTATTGTCAACGAAGTCAATACGCATGAACGTTGGCGGCACGACGGACGCAAATACGCGGGCAGCGCGCGAAAGCCGCAAGCTGATGTACGATAGACTGCAGATATGGCATCCGTAGCGTGAACTTTGGGCAGCGTGTAGTTCCGGCGGTTTAGTAAGTGCGCTGATGTTGGCTGCATATTTGACTCGGCGTTAAGTATCGTCAAGATGCCATGTGGTACAATAGGGCATGGATTTAGCACAAAAAATTGCCGCCTACCAGCCGAATGGCGGCGTGCGGCAGCTTGTCGCAGATACGAAACTTGTTTTATTGGTGGGAATTTCCGGCGCAGGCAAGGACACGACAAAGCAGCGGCTGTTGCAAGACTCGGAGTTTGCAGATATTGTGTCATATACGACGCGCCCGCCGCGGCGAAATGCTGGCGTGCAAGAGCGCGATGGCGTCGATTATCATTTCATTGACGAGGCGACGGCAGAAAAAATGCTTGATGCTCATGACTTTATTGAGGCGAAGTTCGTGCACGGTACAGTTTATGGCACGGGCGTAGCGGAGATTCAGGCGATTCACGATGCGGGCAGAATTGCTATTACCGATATTGATGTGCAGGGTGTGGATGAATATAAAAACCTATCGCAAACAGTTGTTGCAATTTTTTTATTACCGCCAAATTACGATGAGTGGCGCCGCCGGCTGCAGACGCGTTATGCGAGTGTTGAGGAATTTGAAGCCGAATGGCCGAAACGTTTCGCGAGCGCTATCAAAGAGTTGACGCATGCTTTGGAAGTGCCGTACTATCACTTTATTATTAACGACAATTTGGACGAAACAGTGCGTATCGCAGGTGATATCGCGCGAAAACCGGATGCATATAACCGCAAAGACGATGAAGCGCGACTAGTGGCGCGGGATCTACTTGAGGAACTGCAAGGGTTGGCACAGCCGCGCCGCGGATAGGGTTTGTTGTGACGGTTATGTAGTGCCGACGATTTAGCACTCGCCTTGCATGAGTGCTAAATATGCGTTACAATATAGCCATGACCGACCGCCAACAAGCGATTTTAGCAGCGATTATTGAACAATACGCCGAGATTGCGGCGCCCGTAGGCAGCGTTACGCTAGCGAAACTTTTTGGCGTAAGCAGTGCGACGATTCGCAGCGAAATGGCGAAACTTGAAGATATGGGATTTATTGAAGCGCCGCATACGAGCGCGGGGCGTATTCCGACCGACAAAGGTTATCGGTTTTATGTGAATGGTATCACCGAAGCGACGATGACGGAGTTGCCGAGCGGCATTGACCGCAGTGCGCGAGCGATTGAGGCTCATGTCAGTTCGCACATCAACAAGGCTGATCGGGCAATTCGTTCGGCAGTTGATAGTCTGGTGGATTTGACGGGAAATTTTGGATTTGCGACGATTGGCAGCGAGCTGTATATGAACGGTATCGCGAATTTGTTTAGCCACCCGGAGTTTCGCGAAGGCGACCATGTGCGCGCCGTTGCGACATTGATTGACAATATTGAGCCGTGGCTGAGCGAGGCACAGCCAAATGAGCCGCTCAATGTCTTTATTGGCAGCGAAAATCCGATCGGCAAATCAAGCGGCGCAACACTTATTATTAGCCGGTTCCGCTCGCCATTCAGCGATCGCAGCTACATTGGCATTATTGGTCCAACACGCCAGCATTATCGCCGTACGATGGAATTGGTCCGACGCGCCGGAACGATGTTAGAGGAGGTTTTATAGATGACAAAGCAAAAAAAAGCAGAAGAGTATGAGCAATTAATTGGTGAGTTGACGCAGGACTTGCAGCGTACGCGGGCGGATTTTGAAAATTATCGCAAGCGCATGGAAAGTGAAAAACAAGCGGCGCGCCAGGCGGGTGAAACGAAGGCGATTTTGAAGTTGCTCGCAGTAATAGATACAATTGAGCGGGCAGTGGCGAATGTACCGGCGGACTTAGCAAATAATCCATGGGCAAAAGGCATTGCGGGCATTGATAAGCAGCTCGCGAAACAGCTTGAGGCGCTCGGTGTGAAAAAAATTGCCGCTGCGCCGGGTACGATGTTTAATCCGGAATTGCACCAGGCAGTGCAATTTGACGAAGAATCTGAAGGTGACAGCGAAGTTATCGCTGAGGAAATGCAAGCTGGCTACACGTTAAATGGTGTACCAATTCGCCATGCGATGGTGCGTGTCGTACGGAAATGATGAAGTATCCAAAGACATGAATTAGCACTCTTGACATGAGAGTGCTAATTTTCTATACTGAATATATTGGCACTCACTAGCAAAGAGTGCTAAAATAGCAGTAAGACAATTTGACCTACTAATAATTTAACGAAAGGGGAATAAAATGGGTAAAATTATCGGTATTGACCTTGGCACGACCAACAGCGCGTTTGCATATTTGGTGGCGGGTAAACCGGAGGTTATCACAAATGCAGAAGGTAATCGAACAACGCCGTCGGTCGTAGCGATTAATAAAAAAGGCGAGCGCCTTGTTGGGCAGGTGGCGCAGCGCCAGCGCGTGACGAACGCAAAAAACACGATTTATGGCGTGAAGCGTCTGATTGGCCGTAAATTTAGCGATAAAGAAGTCCAAAAAGATCTAGACATCATGCCGTACAAGATTGTCAAAAAAGGTAGCGGCGTAGCGGTCGAGATGGGCGGCAAGGAATACACGCCAGAAGAAGTTTCGGCGATGATTTTGAGCAAAATTAAAGCTGATGCCGAGGCATTTCTTGGCGAAAAGGTGACCGAAGCGGTTATCACTGTGCCAGCGTACTTTGATGATTCGCAGCGCCAGGCGACGAAGGATGCCGGCAAGATCGCCGGCTTGGAAGTCAAGCGTATTATCAACGAACCGACAGCTGCGGCTTTGGCATACGGTTTGGAAAAAGGTAAGAATGATGAAACGATCGTTGTGTTTGATCTTGGTGGGGGTACCTTTGATGTTAGTGTTTTGGAGCTGGGCGACGGTGTGTTTGAAGTAAAAAGTACGAATGGCGACACGCACCTCGGCGGCGAGGACTTCGACAATGCGATCGTGAATTATTTCCTTGACGATTTCAAATCCAAAGAGGGAATTGATCTACGTAAAGATAACGCAGCGATGCAACGCCTGAAGGATGAGGCAGAAAAAGCTAAGAAAGAGTTGTCGTCGACTACGGAGTATGAAGTAAACATTCCGTTTATTACCGCCGACGCCGACGGTCCAAAACATTTTGAGCTTAGTCTGACGCGCGCGAAGCTGGAAGATCTTGTGAAAGATTTGCTTGACCGCTTGGATGGTCCGGTTGAAAAAGCGCTCAAAGATGCGAAGCTATCAAAATCAGACATTAATAATATCGTGATGGTTGGTGGCATGACGCGCATGCCGGCAGTCGTTGAGCGGGTGAAAAAACTATTTGGTAAAGACCCGATGCAAGGTGTTAATCCGGACGAGGTTGTGGCGGTTGGAGCGGCGATCCAGGGCGGCGTGCTAGCGGGCGACGTGAAAGATGTGCTGCTGCTTGACGTGACGCCGCTAAGTCTTGGCATCGAAACGATGGGCGGCGTGTCGACGAAGCTGATTGAGCGCAACACCACCGTGCCAACCAGCAAATCGGAAGTTTTCTCGACGGCAAGCGATAACCAGCCGCAAGTGGAAATCCATGTTCTGCAGGGCGAACGCGAATTTGCAAACGATAATAAAAGCTTAGGGCGCTTTATTCTAGATGGTATCGCACCGGCGCCACGCGGCGTACCACAGATTGAGGTAACGTTTAATATTGATGCGAACGGTATTTTGAATGTAACAGCGAAAGATAAAGGTACAGGCAAAGAGCAGTCTATTACTATTCAGAACTCTGGCAACATGAGTAAGGAGGATATTGAAAAAGCGCAAAAAGAAGCCGAGTTGCACGCTGACGAGGATAAGAAAAAGCGCGAAGCAATTGACGCGAAGAATCAGCTTGAGAACGCGATTTATCAGGCGAAAAAAATGCCGGACGAGTATAAAGACAAAATCTCTGACGATGACAAAAAAGCGATTGAAGACGCTGTAAAAGAAGCTGAAAAACATAAGGAGTCGGAAGATAAAGATGAGCTAGAGGTGGCTTTGAAAGCACTGAATGACGCCATTATGCCGATCGGAGCAAAGATGTATCAGCAAGCTGCTAACGACAAAAAAGCTGACGAGTCAAAATCGGACGATAAAAAATCCGATAAGGACGAACCGGTTGAGGGTGAGGTGGTTGACGAGAAAAAGTAATTTTCTACGATAAGGCTATTGAACCGTTGTTAGCACACGAAAGAATCCTTGCTCGTTAGAGTAAGGATTCTTTGCTATGATAGGGGTATGGTAAAAGCATTCCCAAATATATTACTCATTGGCGCAAGTCACGGCAACGAGCTGCTTGGTCCAAAGTTATTTAGCCACTTATTGCAGCACAGGAAAGAAGTGCTAGAGTATGTTGATATACTCATCGGTAACCCGCGGGCATTTGCAGCATGTAAACGGTATATTGAATCGGATATAAATCGGAGTTACAACACAGCACTTGATACGTATGAATCTCGGCGGGCGGATTATATAAAGAATTATATCGCGGTGAATAAACCTGATTTGGTAATTGATTTTCATACGACAACTGCAATACAGCCAAATTGTTTGATAGTCTCAACGATCAACGATAGTGAAGTACGGCGGTATATGAGAGCGAGCCATGTAAATAATGTCATCGTCGTACATCCACTGCACGATATTACAGAAGTTGCACCACACTTTATCGCCTACGAAATTCCAAATGACAATATCAATACGGCTCTACTGGATGCAATTTGTGATGATATAATGCGTTTTGTTCGCAGTGAAGTGGCAAGCAATAACAAAGTCGTCTATCAAATGCAAGGTAAAATACTGACTAACAACGATAGTGATATATTGAGCAGTAGAGATAACTTTGTCTACCGAAAAGACTTACGTTATACACCGTCATTTATCGGAGAGAAAGCATACAAAGAGGACGGAACATACATCGGGTTTACGTTGAGCGAACCGAGAGAAATTAGTTTATAGCCAAAAGCCCTTCAACTACACGCCTTTGCGTGCTGATAGAGAAGAGTATACGAGAAGTAGTGGTTTATATAACAGAAGAGTGCTATAGTGGTGCAGATATTATAAAAAGTAAGTACGCATACTAGCGGGAGCAATAAATGTATCGGACACGCAAAACTGAAAAACGCTACGCGCTGCAGCGCAAGCAGGCAAAAGCAGCGGGGATTTGCTGTGATTTTTGCGAGTTTACCTCGACGCACCCACAGGTCAAAGAGGAGTTTTCGTATTTTTGGGTTGCTCGGAATAATTTTCCCTATAGCGTATGGGATGGCTGCGATGTTGCTGATCATGTAATGATCGTGCCAAAACGCCATATCGAGGGTGTTCATGTCTTTACAGCAGCAGAGCGCCAGGAATTTATCAATATTATCGCAGCGTACGAAGTGCGCGGCTATTCGTTTTATGCTCGTCCGCCGAAAAGCGCACAGAAATCGGTTGCACATCAGCACACGCATCTAATAAAAAACTATGGTGCGCCAAAAAAAGTCCAGCTCAGTGTTGAGAAACCGTATATTATGATCGCAAAATAAAAAGAAACGGAGAATTGCGTGGTTGATTCACGCGGACGTGCTTTAATGCTGTAATATTGTATTGCAAAAAAATAATATTTGTTGTATAATTTATGTCCGTGATGAATGGCGGATTAATAAATAAGAGCAAAAAAGTTGGATTCACGATAGATGAGTCGCTGCTTGACAATCCACGTAGCAGCGCAGGTGGAGAGGTGGATGGTGATGAGTTGTATATTGTAGAAGGTGCCCGTTGTGCAACTCAAGAATATGTAGCGTCTGTTGAAGATGGATTTGAACGTTCCGATTTCGTTAAGCATGGCGAACGTGTAGCAGGGTTGTTGTCGGCGTTTGTTGGCAGCGAAGTGCCGCAGGCGGCGATTGCGTCTGCTTTTATGCATGACCTCTCAGAACGTGCGCTTAATACGAATAATCCTCGGTATAATGAAGAGCGCGCTGAAGCAGCGCGGATTACGTTGCTCAACTTCTTGACAGACCCGCGGCTCAGCGACGAGGAGACGACATATATAAGCGAGTTGCTACGCGATATGCTTCTGGTTGATGGCGCCGCTGGCGAACATCGTTGCCGTATGGCTGATCATTCAACGAATCGCGGCAAACCGCTTGATCCGCAAATACAAAAAATGCTGAAAAGTCGATACAGGGGAGGTATTCCGTCGGAAGCGTGGGCGACAATTGAACCTATGATAGATCCGGAACATATTAGCGGTTTTCTAAAACAGGTTAATTTAGAGTCGGTGTTGATAAAAGCTTGTGAGGTACTTGATAATCTTATATACCCATCGTCAGATCGAGAGTCGGCGCGATTGCAAGACTTGATGGAAGCTGAGTCGTTCTATTCTCCGCTCTGTGAAGTTTTGGGCTACGAAGCATTGGCGGCGGCACTATCAAACGAAGCAAAACGTATTCGTTTAGAAAAACAAGGAAAGATTGATTCTCTCGCTGAAGCGGAGGACTTTGTGCGTGCTATTTCTACGTTGGATACGAGCAAATTGATAGGCGCAGCGCTTGGTGCAAGTGGAGCGATGGATTACGTATCAGTTGTGGGCGTAGATTCTGCAGGTAAATTTCCTGTTTGTATGGGCGAAGTCCCAGTGGGTAATGATAATGATCTTCGTGTTAAATTTCGTATTAAAAGTGTTGGATCGCTCGCGAACAAAATTGACGGCAGTAAGAAGAGAAATGGCGACAACTACATGCCTATGGATATTCTAGGGATTACTGTTATATCAAATGATGAGGAGTCGTCGGCAATCAGCTTTGCGACGTTTTTAGCGGAAGATATTCTGAGGCGGGGAAGTGATAGTGCGTCGAGTATTATCCTAAAAGCAGCGCCAAGTAAACAAAGAGCTATCCATATTCAGGGCACAGAATCGTACGTCGAAACAGTCTGTTGTCAGCTTGACAAGCTTGGCATTGATCCTGATTTATATGCGTGTAAGATTGAGTCTGCGGATGACATTGAGCGTAGAGGCGTCAAGCGGCTCGAGGTGGCAAAAGTGACATACCTTTTACGCCAAACATTAGATGAGGACGACACGAGTGTTATATATGTGCCGACGGAAGTGCAATTTATCACGAAAGCTGAACGAGAACGCATGCGTCTTGGCGATATTGCCCACGTTATTTATAAATCCTTCAACCAGACAAACTACACGTTTGATGAACAGAAAGAAGCTCGGAGACAATTCATAGAATTAATGACAACAATATACGGCCGAAAAAGCCGGTTAAATCCAAACAGTCTTGACACGAATGGACAGTCAGACGTGCGCGGACACGAATTTACCGAGTGGTTAACGCAATAAAGAGACAATTGACTAGAGGCTTACGTATAGTGAAGATTGTCTTTATGGGCGTATCATTCTGGCGCACCGACTAGCCACAATGTTATACTAAGCACATGACACACGAGGTAGTCGTACAAACGGTAGATGAGCTGATAGCGCTTGGTGAGCGTATAGGCGCGCGACTTGCGGGCGGCGAGACGATTGAATTGGTCGGTGATATTGGCGCGGGCAAAACAATGCTGACGAAGGGGTTGGCGCGCGGCATGGGAATAGCCGAAGAGGTGCAGAGTCCGACATTTACACTGAGTCGCGTATACGATGCGCCGAACGGGCGTCGGCTGGCGCACTATGATTTTTATCGTTTGAACAACGCGGGAATTATGCAGGCGGAACTTGCCGAGGTAGTGCAGGACGCACGGACGGTGACGGTGATTGAGTGGGCGGCAGTGGTCGGCGATGTATTGCCGGACGACACTCTGCGAATCACTATCTGTGTGCAGGCCGACGACACGCGCCGGCTGGAACTTGAGGCGGGCGGTAAATGCAGTAAGCATATCGTGCAGGAGCTAATGAAATGATCATACTATGGAATAGCGCTGGCATGACGGTTGAGCTGAGCTTGGTAGACGAACAGACGGGTGAACGCCATGACTACACGTGGGCGGCAGAGCGGAACCTCGCGCGTGATATGCTGGCGTATTTGCGTGATCGCCTGAATGAGCAGGGTGCGTCGTTTAACAGCGTATCTAGGATTGGCGTGTTTCGCGGTCCGGGCAGCTTTACTGGTCTGCGTATTGGTATGACGGTGCTGAATACACTTGCAAGCGACCGCGGAGTGCCAATTGTCGGTGCAACGGGCAAAGCGTGGGCGAGCGATTGTCTCGCGCGACTTGCCCGTGGTGAAACCGACGAGATTGTCTTGCCGGAATACGGTCGTGCGGCGCGCATCACCAAGCCGCGCAAATAGTCTGCTGCGCCTGTCAAAAACATGCTACAATAGAAGAGTCTAGTTTATTACCTGACACTGACTAGTTAATTTTTTG
This portion of the TM7 phylum sp. oral taxon 349 genome encodes:
- a CDS encoding alpha/beta hydrolase, translating into MIFHTPGNYRKNHSIIKFAKSAIETDLTVVFIHGLYGTAGDRGSKSYILGEKIRCLGVANVAYLNSSRDWKIYKSGDEKKAFCEKTFDEERRDILDMFRVLNERAPEVFGAWQKRYQIVANSMGGTMASTLREVFSRVEKIVLCGSGTGASSATKPILSTYPSKRYVTSAAATFTGDVLLLQGEKDAVVPLWSQDELLAAYSSARLAVKKIVPGANHNFSKIDGGNQPLAYELYVSVIFSFLMGVE
- a CDS encoding guanylate kinase encodes the protein MLENNLKNLIKNYQPNQAASDVVQRTKIVLLVGISGAGKDTVKRRLLEDNEFADIVSYTTRQPRQNAGVLETPGVDYHFIDEAAVVNMLENHEFIEAKFVHGTVYGTGAKEIQAIAEAGKIAVTDIDVQGVSEYKKLSGDVVARWLMRSVSCVTVQRRRIWVER
- a CDS encoding transcriptional regulator, translating into MTDRQQAILAAIIEQYAEIAAPVGSVTLAKLFGVSSATIRSEMAKLEDMGFIEAPHTSAGRIPTDKGYRFYVNGITEATMTELPSGIDRSARAIEAHVSSHINKADRAIRSAVDSLVDLTGNFGFATIGSELYMNGIANLFSHPEFREGDHVRAVATLIDNIEPWLSEAQPNEPLNVFIGSENPIGKSSGATLIISRFRSPFSDRSYIGIIGPTRQHYRRTMELVRRAGTMLEEVL
- a CDS encoding nucleotide exchange factor GrpE, encoding MTKQKKAEEYEQLIGELTQDLQRTRADFENYRKRMESEKQAARQAGETKAILKLLAVIDTIERAVANVPADLANNPWAKGIAGIDKQLAKQLEALGVKKIAAAPGTMFNPELHQAVQFDEESEGDSEVIAEEMQAGYTLNGVPIRHAMVRVVRK
- the dnaK gene encoding molecular chaperone DnaK, with product MGKIIGIDLGTTNSAFAYLVAGKPEVITNAEGNRTTPSVVAINKKGERLVGQVAQRQRVTNAKNTIYGVKRLIGRKFSDKEVQKDLDIMPYKIVKKGSGVAVEMGGKEYTPEEVSAMILSKIKADAEAFLGEKVTEAVITVPAYFDDSQRQATKDAGKIAGLEVKRIINEPTAAALAYGLEKGKNDETIVVFDLGGGTFDVSVLELGDGVFEVKSTNGDTHLGGEDFDNAIVNYFLDDFKSKEGIDLRKDNAAMQRLKDEAEKAKKELSSTTEYEVNIPFITADADGPKHFELSLTRAKLEDLVKDLLDRLDGPVEKALKDAKLSKSDINNIVMVGGMTRMPAVVERVKKLFGKDPMQGVNPDEVVAVGAAIQGGVLAGDVKDVLLLDVTPLSLGIETMGGVSTKLIERNTTVPTSKSEVFSTASDNQPQVEIHVLQGEREFANDNKSLGRFILDGIAPAPRGVPQIEVTFNIDANGILNVTAKDKGTGKEQSITIQNSGNMSKEDIEKAQKEAELHADEDKKKREAIDAKNQLENAIYQAKKMPDEYKDKISDDDKKAIEDAVKEAEKHKESEDKDELEVALKALNDAIMPIGAKMYQQAANDKKADESKSDDKKSDKDEPVEGEVVDEKK
- a CDS encoding acyl-CoA thioesterase, with product MAKKLKRISLVLLSIIAAIALLIVGVRAYNDHVYGGKAYKFDAPAYFRDPANLSLYPTNIDGVDVRRVDDGAAQGFHLVPREIKHKGIIIVYGGSDGTPNYAQAVDFAKNGYEVLSLFMFGQKNQPKTLARVPLEQFERVLRYVEAHARSTSPLTVMGTSKGAEYVLNLTSKYPQINNAILAAPSAYNFNGLDFENYGSSWTWQGKELPYVDIQKTSFGHFIGDMIVPMIAKAPVTYKNAYQAAVDMDENNESKKIPLNTKANLLIIAGSDDQMWNSASMGKSIKDQRPQNTDLAIYGGAGHVFAGNGVLSTKSIRMNVGGTTDANTRAARESRKLMYDRLQIWHP